A section of the Streptomyces sp. V3I8 genome encodes:
- a CDS encoding thiamine ABC transporter substrate binding subunit, whose product MHRLTAVVATTGLGLAALGACGSSDSGDSGDGGSGSRTVTLVSHDSFAYSKDVLKAFEEESGYQVRVLKDGDAGQAVNKAILTKDNPQGDVFFGVDNTLLSRALDNGLFQPYEAKGSDLILPEYRADQDKHRVTPVDSGDVCVNYDKAWFSERKLAPPASFADLAEPAYKNLLVTENASTSSPGLGFLLGTAAAYGDTGWQDYWKKLKANGVKVVDGWEQAYNEEFSGSAGGRKAKGDRPLVVSYASSPPAEVIYADPKPKTAPTGVADGTCFRQVEYAGLLGNARNPKGGKALVDFLISKKFQDDMPLNMFVYPVRKAAQVPQEFVKFGPAAEDPETLDPAKIADNRDEWVKAWTSLVLK is encoded by the coding sequence ATCCACCGGCTCACCGCCGTCGTCGCGACCACCGGGCTCGGCCTCGCCGCGCTCGGCGCGTGCGGGTCGTCCGACTCCGGGGACTCGGGCGACGGGGGATCCGGGTCCAGGACCGTCACCCTCGTCAGCCACGACTCCTTCGCCTACAGCAAGGACGTGCTCAAGGCGTTCGAGGAGGAGTCCGGCTACCAGGTCAGGGTCCTCAAGGACGGCGACGCCGGGCAGGCCGTCAACAAGGCGATCCTCACCAAGGACAACCCGCAGGGCGACGTCTTCTTCGGCGTCGACAACACCCTGCTGTCCCGCGCCCTCGACAACGGGCTGTTCCAGCCGTACGAGGCCAAGGGCTCGGACCTGATCCTGCCCGAGTACCGGGCCGACCAGGACAAGCACCGGGTCACGCCCGTCGACTCCGGTGACGTCTGCGTCAACTACGACAAGGCCTGGTTCAGCGAGCGCAAGCTGGCGCCGCCGGCGTCCTTCGCCGATCTGGCCGAGCCCGCGTACAAGAACCTCCTCGTCACCGAGAACGCCTCCACCTCCTCGCCCGGCCTCGGCTTCCTGCTCGGCACCGCCGCCGCGTACGGGGACACGGGCTGGCAGGACTACTGGAAGAAGCTCAAGGCCAACGGCGTCAAGGTCGTCGACGGCTGGGAGCAGGCCTACAACGAGGAGTTCTCCGGGTCCGCCGGCGGCAGGAAGGCCAAGGGCGACCGGCCGCTCGTCGTCTCGTACGCCTCGTCGCCGCCCGCCGAGGTCATCTACGCCGACCCGAAGCCGAAGACCGCGCCGACCGGTGTCGCGGACGGCACCTGCTTCCGCCAGGTCGAGTACGCGGGCCTGCTGGGCAACGCGAGGAACCCGAAGGGCGGCAAGGCGCTCGTCGACTTCCTGATCAGCAAGAAGTTCCAGGACGACATGCCGCTCAACATGTTCGTGTACCCGGTCCGGAAGGCCGCCCAGGTGCCGCAGGAGTTCGTGAAGTTCGGCCCCGCCGCCGAGGACCCCGAGACCCTGGACCCCGCGAAGATCGCCGACAACCGTGACGAGTGGGTCAAGGCATGGACCTCGCTCGTACTGAAGTAG
- the rlmN gene encoding 23S rRNA (adenine(2503)-C(2))-methyltransferase RlmN: MPAPGELTFVAPRGAKKPPRHLADLTPAERKEAVAAVGEKPFRAKQLSQHYFGRFAHDPEQWTDIPAGSRAKLQEALLPELMTVVRHLSTDADTTRKTLWRLFDGTLVESVLMRYPDRVTMCISSQAGCGMNCPFCATGQAGLDRNLSTGEIVHQIVDGMRALRDGEIPGGPARLSNIVFMGMGEPLANYKRVVQSIRALTDPEPDGLGLSQRGITVSTVGLVPAINRFADEGFKCRLAISLHAPDDELRDTLVPVNTRWKVREVLDAGWEYAARSGRRLSIEYALIRDINDQAWRGDRLGRMLKGKPVHVNLIPLNPTPGSKWTASRPEDEKAFVEAIAAHGVPVTVRDTRGQEIDGACGQLAATER, encoded by the coding sequence ATGCCTGCACCCGGAGAACTCACATTCGTCGCCCCCCGCGGAGCCAAGAAGCCGCCGCGGCACCTTGCCGATCTCACGCCCGCCGAGCGTAAAGAGGCTGTCGCCGCGGTCGGTGAGAAGCCGTTCCGTGCCAAGCAGCTCTCTCAGCACTACTTCGGGCGGTTCGCGCACGACCCGGAGCAGTGGACCGACATCCCCGCCGGATCGCGCGCCAAGCTGCAGGAGGCGCTGCTGCCCGAGCTGATGACGGTCGTGCGGCACCTGTCCACCGACGCGGACACCACCCGCAAGACCCTCTGGCGGCTCTTCGACGGCACCCTCGTCGAGTCCGTGCTGATGCGCTACCCGGACCGGGTCACCATGTGCATCAGCTCACAGGCCGGCTGCGGGATGAACTGCCCGTTCTGCGCGACCGGGCAGGCCGGCCTCGACCGGAACCTGTCGACCGGCGAGATCGTGCACCAGATCGTCGACGGCATGCGCGCGCTGCGCGACGGGGAGATCCCCGGCGGCCCGGCGCGGCTGAGCAACATCGTCTTCATGGGCATGGGCGAGCCCCTCGCCAACTACAAGCGGGTCGTCCAGTCCATCCGCGCCCTCACCGACCCGGAGCCGGACGGGCTCGGGCTCTCGCAGCGCGGCATCACCGTGTCGACCGTCGGCCTCGTCCCCGCCATCAACCGGTTCGCCGACGAGGGCTTCAAGTGCCGTCTCGCCATCTCCCTGCACGCGCCGGACGACGAGCTGCGCGACACCCTCGTACCGGTCAACACGCGGTGGAAGGTACGGGAAGTGCTGGACGCCGGCTGGGAGTACGCGGCCAGGTCGGGGCGCCGGCTCTCCATCGAGTACGCGCTCATCCGGGACATCAACGACCAGGCGTGGCGCGGTGACCGGCTCGGGCGGATGCTCAAGGGCAAGCCGGTGCACGTGAACCTGATCCCGCTGAACCCGACACCCGGCTCCAAGTGGACCGCCTCGCGGCCCGAGGACGAGAAGGCGTTCGTCGAGGCGATCGCCGCCCACGGCGTGCCCGTCACCGTCCGGGACACCCGCGGTCAGGAGATCGACGGGGCGTGCGGGCAGCTCGCGGCCACCGAGCGGTAG